TTACAGCTAGAATTTCCCATCAATTGGATGAAGAAATGGGGAAAATTCGTGATGATATTCAGGAAGCACAGGCTCTCTTTGATCCTTTAAGTAGAAAACTAAACGACGGTGTAGGAAATAGTGACGACACAGATGAAGAATACAGGTAAACGAATTGATCTGATTGCAAATAGAAAACCCCAGAGTCAAAAGGTTTTGTATGAGCTGAAAGACCAGTTGAAAAAACATCATTTTATACTCAACGACACCAATCCTGACATCGTCATATCAATTGGTGGGGATGGGATGCTTTTGTCTGCATTTCACAAGTACGAGAATCAGTTAGATAAAGTTCGATTTATTGGCGTACATACAGGACACTTGGGATTTTACACAGATTATCGTGACTTTGAGTTGGACCAGTTGGTTACCAATCTCCAACTGGATACTGGTGCCAAGGTTTCCTATCCTGTTTTGAATGTCAAGGTGACACTTGAAAACGGAGAAGTTAAGACCTTCCGTGCATTAAACGAAGCCAGCATCCGCAGGTCTGATCGCACCATGGTTGCGGATATCATTATTAACCACGTTCCATTTGAACGCTTTCGTGGAGATGGTGTGACTGTTTCAACGCCAACTGGAAGCACTGCCTATAACAAATCCTTGGGTGGAGCTGTCTTGCATCCTACCATTGAAGCCTTGCAGTTGACTGAAATAGCGAGTCTTAACAACAGAGTTTATCGAACACTTGGTTCTTCAATCATCGTTCCGAAGAAAGATAAAATAGAGCTTTTTCCGACTCGTAATGACTACCACACGATATCAGTCGATAACAGCGTTTATTCTTTCCGTAATATTGAACGGATTGAGTATCAAATCGACCATCACAAGATTCACTTCGTAGCGACACCAAGTCATACTAGTTTCTGGAATCGTGTCAAAGATGCCTTCATCGGCGAGGTGGACGAATGAGGTTTGAATTTATCGCAGATGAACATGTCAAAGTCAAAACTTTTCTTAAGAAACACGAGGTTTCTAAGGGACTTTTGGCAAAGATTAAGTTCCGAGGTGGGGCTATTCTGGTTAATGACCAATCTCAGAATGCAACGTATCTCTTAGATGTTGGAGACAGGGTGACCATCGATATTCCAGCAGAGGAAGGGTTTGAGAGCCTTGAAGCTATTGATCGACCACTGGATATCTTGTATGAGGATGACCATTTTCTGGTTTTGAATAAGCCTTATGGAGTAGCCTCTATTCCTAGTGTTAATCATTCTAATACCATTGCCAATTTTATCAAGGGCTACTATGTCAAGCGGGAATATGAAAATCAGCAGGTTCACATCGTGACTAGGCTTGATAGAGATACATCTGGTTTGATGCTCTTTGCCAAGCACGGCTATGCTCATGCACGTTTAGACAAGCAACTGCAACGAAAGTCTATCGAAAAAAGGTATTTTGCTTTGGTTAAAGGAGCTGGTATTTTGGATCCTGAAGGGGAAATTATTGCCCCGATTGCGCGTGATGAAGACTCCATTATCACGAGACGAGTCGCCAAAGGTGGGAAATACGCTCATACATCTTATAAAGTTGTAGCGTCTTATGGAAAAATTCACCTAGTCGATATTCGCCTGCATACTGGTCGAACTCATCAGATCCGAGTGCATTTTTCCCATATTGGCTTCCCCTTGCTGGGAGATGATCTCTATGGTGGTAGCCTAGAAGACGGTATTCAACGCCAGGCCCTGCATTGCCATTCCTTATCATTTTATCATCCCTTCTTAGGGCGTCAGCTGGAGCTGGAAAGCCCTTTGCCAGATGATTTTAACAATCTTATCACTCAGTTATCAACTAATACTCTTTAAAATCTATTTTGAGTATAATTAATTATCTTAAAGGAGAAACTCATGGAAGTTTTTGAAAGTCTGAAAGCCAGTTTAGTTGGCAAAAATGCTCGTATTGTTCTACCTGAAGGGGAAGAGCCTCGTATCCTTCAAGCGACAAAACGCTTGGTAAAAGAAACAGAAGTTGTTCCTGTTTTACTTGGAAATCCTGCAAAAATTAAAATTTATCTTGAAATCGAAGGGATCATGGATGGTTATGAAGTGATTGACCCACAACACTATCCTCAATTTGAAGATATGGTGGTTGCACTTGTAGAACGTCGTAAAGGAAAAATGTCAGAAGAAGAAGCGCGCCAGGTCTTGCTAAAAGATGTTAACTACTTTGGTGTTATGCTTGTCTATATGGGCTTAGTAGATGGAATGGTATCGGGTGCCACTCATTCAACCGCTGCAACTGTTCGTCCAGCTCTTCAGATTATTAAAACACGACCAAATGTTACACGGACATCAGGTGCCTTTCTTATGGTACGTGGTACAGAACGTTACTTGTTTGGTGACTGTGCCCTCAACATCAATCCAGATGCGGAAGCTTTGGCTGAAATTGCTATCAACTCAGCGATTACTGCAAAAATGTTTGGAATTGAACCCAAAATCGCTATGTTGAGTTATTCTACAAAAGGCTCTGGTTTTGGTGATAGTGTTGACAAGGTGGTTGAAGCAACTAAACTGGCACATGACTTACGTCCTGACCTTGAGATTGATGGAGAATTGCAATTTGACGCAGCCTTTGTCCCAGAAACAGCAGCTCTAAAAGCTCCAGGGAGCAATGTGGCAGGTCAAGCAAATGTCTTCATTTTTCCAGGTATCGAAGCAGGTAATATTGGTTATAAGATAGCTGAACGTCTAGGTGGTTTTGCGGCTGTCGGTCCCGTTTTACAAGGATTGAATAAACCAGTCAACGATCTATCACGTGGATGTAACCCAGATGATGTTTACAAATTGACTCTCATCACAGCAGCTCAGGCGATCAATCAATAAAGAAATGGAGTCTCTTCCTCTCGTAGAAGAGGCTTTTTTAGCACAAAGAAAAGGACAGTTAGAAGCTTCTATGTTATACTAGATATATGTTAGATTTGAAAGAATACGGTGTTGATATGTGGCCAGAGGAGAAAATCATTTCTTTTCGTGAGAAACTCCTCGAATGGTACGATGAAAACAAACGGGATTTACCATGGCGTAGAAGTAAAAATCCTTATCATATCTGGGTTTCTGAAATTATGCTCCAACAGACTAGAGTGGATACAGTCATTCCCTACTATGAACGATTCTTGGACTGGTTTCCAACTGTTAAAAGTTTGGCTCATGCGCCTGAAGAGCGTTTGTTGAAAGCATGGGAGGGGTTGGGTTATTATTCTCGAGTGCGTAATATGCAGGCTGCGGCCCAGCAGATTATGGCTGACTTTGGTGGTCAATTTCCAAACACCTATGAAGGAATTTCCAGTCTGAAAGGGATTGGTCCTTATACTGCGGGAGCAATTTCCAGTATTGCTTTTAATTTACCCGAGCCCGCAGTTGATGGCAATGTCATGCGAGTTTTGTCTCGCTTGTTTGAGGTCAATCATGATATCGGAGTTCCTAGCAATCGTAAAATTTTTCAGGCAATGATGGAAATCTTGATTGATCCAGAACGGCCGGGTGACTTTAACCAAGCTTTGATGGATTTGGGTTCTGACATAGAGGCGCCAGTTAATCCTAGACCAGAAGAAAGCCCTGTTAAGGAATTTAGTGCAGCCTATCAGAATGGAACCATGGATTCTTATCCGATTAAAGAACCCAAGAAAAAACCTCTTCCAATCTATCTCAAGGCCTTGGTTGTGCGCAATGCTCAAGGTCAATATCTACTTGAGAAAAACGAAAGTGAGAAACTGCTAGCTGGTTTTTGGCATTTCCCCTTGATAGAAGTAGAGGAGTTTTCACAGGAAGAGGAACAGCTGAATCTGTTTGCTCAGGTCGCTGAAAAAAGCGTTACTTTCGGTCCAACACCCCAAGAAAGTTTTGAGCAAGATTATGATTTAGAAGTTGATTGGTCCCATCAAGTATTT
Above is a window of Streptococcus oralis subsp. dentisani DNA encoding:
- a CDS encoding NAD kinase, which translates into the protein MKNTGKRIDLIANRKPQSQKVLYELKDQLKKHHFILNDTNPDIVISIGGDGMLLSAFHKYENQLDKVRFIGVHTGHLGFYTDYRDFELDQLVTNLQLDTGAKVSYPVLNVKVTLENGEVKTFRALNEASIRRSDRTMVADIIINHVPFERFRGDGVTVSTPTGSTAYNKSLGGAVLHPTIEALQLTEIASLNNRVYRTLGSSIIVPKKDKIELFPTRNDYHTISVDNSVYSFRNIERIEYQIDHHKIHFVATPSHTSFWNRVKDAFIGEVDE
- a CDS encoding RluA family pseudouridine synthase: MRFEFIADEHVKVKTFLKKHEVSKGLLAKIKFRGGAILVNDQSQNATYLLDVGDRVTIDIPAEEGFESLEAIDRPLDILYEDDHFLVLNKPYGVASIPSVNHSNTIANFIKGYYVKREYENQQVHIVTRLDRDTSGLMLFAKHGYAHARLDKQLQRKSIEKRYFALVKGAGILDPEGEIIAPIARDEDSIITRRVAKGGKYAHTSYKVVASYGKIHLVDIRLHTGRTHQIRVHFSHIGFPLLGDDLYGGSLEDGIQRQALHCHSLSFYHPFLGRQLELESPLPDDFNNLITQLSTNTL
- the mutY gene encoding A/G-specific adenine glycosylase, with amino-acid sequence MLDLKEYGVDMWPEEKIISFREKLLEWYDENKRDLPWRRSKNPYHIWVSEIMLQQTRVDTVIPYYERFLDWFPTVKSLAHAPEERLLKAWEGLGYYSRVRNMQAAAQQIMADFGGQFPNTYEGISSLKGIGPYTAGAISSIAFNLPEPAVDGNVMRVLSRLFEVNHDIGVPSNRKIFQAMMEILIDPERPGDFNQALMDLGSDIEAPVNPRPEESPVKEFSAAYQNGTMDSYPIKEPKKKPLPIYLKALVVRNAQGQYLLEKNESEKLLAGFWHFPLIEVEEFSQEEEQLNLFAQVAEKSVTFGPTPQESFEQDYDLEVDWSHQVFDQVKHVFSHRKWHIQILAGQAIDSKQFSDREIRWVSPQEFSDYPFAKPQQKIWQAYKTVLEDEGWN
- the pta gene encoding phosphate acetyltransferase, whose amino-acid sequence is MEVFESLKASLVGKNARIVLPEGEEPRILQATKRLVKETEVVPVLLGNPAKIKIYLEIEGIMDGYEVIDPQHYPQFEDMVVALVERRKGKMSEEEARQVLLKDVNYFGVMLVYMGLVDGMVSGATHSTAATVRPALQIIKTRPNVTRTSGAFLMVRGTERYLFGDCALNINPDAEALAEIAINSAITAKMFGIEPKIAMLSYSTKGSGFGDSVDKVVEATKLAHDLRPDLEIDGELQFDAAFVPETAALKAPGSNVAGQANVFIFPGIEAGNIGYKIAERLGGFAAVGPVLQGLNKPVNDLSRGCNPDDVYKLTLITAAQAINQ